The following proteins are encoded in a genomic region of Lachnospiraceae bacterium KM106-2:
- a CDS encoding dihydrofolate reductase — MIALIVAYAKNHVIGSKGRIPWRITGEQQRFRELTTGNVVVMGRHSYEEIGHPLPNRTTIVVSSTKNYIGEQLYTVSSLQEAIALAKDQNIYISGGARLYEEALPLVEKMYVTEIDLKVDGDTYFPTFQEDAFNKEIVKRVEGEIPYSYVTYTKRETQDRK, encoded by the coding sequence ATGATCGCTTTAATCGTAGCATATGCTAAAAATCATGTAATTGGCTCAAAAGGACGGATACCATGGAGAATCACAGGAGAGCAACAGCGCTTTCGAGAATTAACGACAGGTAATGTGGTTGTAATGGGGAGACATTCATATGAAGAGATTGGTCATCCCTTACCCAATCGAACCACCATCGTAGTATCTTCAACAAAGAACTATATTGGAGAACAGTTATATACAGTATCTTCGTTGCAGGAGGCAATTGCCCTAGCAAAAGATCAGAATATTTACATATCCGGCGGTGCTAGATTATACGAAGAAGCACTTCCTCTTGTCGAGAAAATGTATGTGACGGAAATTGATCTTAAGGTTGATGGAGATACCTATTTTCCGACATTTCAGGAGGATGCATTTAATAAGGAGATAGTGAAACGAGTGGAGGGAGAAATCCCATATTCTTACGTTACCTATACGAAAAGAGAGACTCAAGATCGGAAATAA
- a CDS encoding phosphoglycolate phosphatase, whose protein sequence is MNYDLAIFDMDGTILNTIEDLSDTLNFALKKSGYPERTLEEARQFVGNGIHRLVERGVPAGTASTEIEQVFQDFITHYKDHCADKTRPYDGILTTILKLREAGCKTAVVSNKADGAVHQLCKRYFDGLFDTAVGEKSGVLKKPAPDSVNAVLEELHITRDRAVYIGDSEVDILTSVNAKMDHIIVEWGFREPAFLKESGANRMVTSPSEILSIILGNNK, encoded by the coding sequence ATGAATTATGATTTAGCTATTTTTGATATGGATGGAACCATTCTTAATACCATCGAAGATTTATCGGATACTCTTAACTTTGCCCTTAAGAAATCTGGATATCCAGAACGCACATTAGAAGAAGCTAGGCAGTTTGTCGGAAATGGGATCCACCGTTTAGTGGAGCGTGGTGTTCCTGCTGGTACCGCCTCTACTGAGATTGAACAGGTATTTCAGGATTTTATCACTCATTACAAGGATCACTGTGCTGATAAGACAAGACCATATGATGGAATACTTACTACCATTCTCAAACTAAGAGAGGCTGGATGTAAAACCGCTGTTGTATCAAATAAAGCAGATGGAGCTGTTCATCAGCTTTGTAAACGTTATTTTGATGGACTCTTTGATACTGCTGTAGGAGAAAAGTCCGGTGTCTTAAAGAAACCAGCCCCTGACTCTGTAAATGCTGTCTTAGAGGAACTTCATATTACACGAGACCGTGCTGTATATATTGGTGATTCGGAAGTTGATATTTTGACATCCGTCAATGCAAAAATGGATCATATCATCGTTGAATGGGGATTCCGTGAACCTGCTTTTCTAAAGGAATCTGGTGCTAACCGTATGGTAACTTCACCTAGCGAGATTCTTTCGATCATTCTAGGTAACAATAAATAG